The sequence AGGTGCAACCTAGAATGCCATAAAGAGAAGACTGTTATAAGGAGGCAAAGTGGAGTTTGTACTGCAGAtctcatgatgatgattaccACAGTACAGTCACAATCAGATTGCGATTACCGCATAACACTCTACAGTAAATTACCAGATAAGGAAGGTACACAGACATTGTCAGATACTAGAATCCCTTTGTTGCATAACACAAAGGTATATAATAGATGCATGGGATCTTTGGACTATAGCTTGATagatagagagagagagagtcaTGAACCATGCATAGGTGATATCCAGGTATGGCTTCAGTTGTAGTTGTAGTAAACAGAGGACAATCGTATGGAAGCAATGATAGGAGTACCATTGCATACCTGGTATCTTATGCTCGTGTCCGGCTGATAGCACATCCCGTTTAACCGTCTCTGCTGTATGATAACGTAGAATGATGTGGCATATTCCACAGCAAAAGGTAGTATCGGATGACCCGGTTCAATTCGAGTCAGTCAAAGCATAGGCGAGTTCAGGGTCTGATAGGCTTACCactcatcaatccatcaatcagaTGCAAGCTGAGAGTCGAAAAAGTTGGGATTCGAGGTGAGGTCGGTTGACATGGATTGATTCATTCGTTTCAGTCTCTTATCTTTATTCTTCATACCTTCATTAACATTCGACCCAACAAAATATCAAAGGTGCATTGATCATCACCAAAAAGACAAGAAGATATATACAgcccatcttccctcttcagctttcttggcATCTATACATTCAACTCGACCCAATAAAACAGTAATCGTACAATGTGTGGAATATTTTGTTGTTTCAACAGACAAGGTGACCTGGCGTCATACAGACCTAGAGCCATAGCATGTTCAAAGAAACAGAGACATAGAGGACCAGATTGGTCAGGATGTTATATGACTAAGGATACGATTATGGTACATGAGAGGTTGGCTATTGTGGGAGTAGGTGAGTTATTTTAATTTAGCTGACAGCTACATTTATGACTACTGTCTGGCAGactggggtgggatgggggcGTAGTATCATCGGTAGCtagggatgggaagggggaCAGGTCTCACTGGTAgctaggggtgggatggggtgggatgggggcACAAAACCAAAATCGGTAGCTGAgggtgggattggggaaTACAACGATATGTGATATAATACTGTATCATTATCGTATCTCATATAGAATATAGCCATACATCGATTATATAGGTTTACTGGATCTGTAGTGCGGAgtgggacgaggaaggaCTACTCATTACCTTAATCAACCAATGCCCATTGCTAACTCCTATCCTCCCCTTAGACACCGGTGCCCAACCCCTCGTCAGCGAAGACGACCAACTCGTGCTCGCCGTCAACGGTGAGATCTACAACCACGTCGCCTTGCGAAAAGGACTCAAGAACCAAGATGCCGTTTTCAAGACTCATTCCGATTGTGAAGTGATCATGCATCTGGTAAATCACACCTATTCCTTATACCAATCTATTTCTACAAGGGCTGCTAGCTAACTTCTCTAATATGGCCTTCAGTACCGAGAACACGGCACAGACCTCTGCGCAATGCTCGACGGAATGTTCTCCTTCGTCCTGCTCGACAAATCCGTCGAACCACCTCGATTGATCGCCGCCAGAGATCCCATCGGTATCACCACCCTCTACATGGGGTACCACTCCTCCGCACCAGATACCATCTACTTCTCCTCGGAGTTGAAAGCCATCCACGAGGAATGCGATAACCTCATTGCCTTCCCCCCTGGACACTTCTACGACTCAAAGACCAAACAACTAGAAAGGTATTACAAACCTACCTGGTGGGATGGCGATAAGGGATCTATCCCCCATAACGAAGTTGACTTGAAATTGTTGAGAGAGACTTTGGAAGCTTCCGTaaggaagaggttgatgtCTGAGGTACCATACGGTGTCTTGCTTTCCGGTGGTTTGGATTCAAGTTTGATCGCTTCGATAGCTGCCCGAGAGACTGACAAGTTGGCTGAGGAGCATGAGAAATtcaggagagagaggaaacAAGCCATCGCCGAGGGTAAATGGGTCGGTGAGTATATGTCTCCTACTACACAGTATTGTCATCATTCTTTTGACGTCTTGTACATCGGCTGAATGAATCTCTTTTTGACGTCTTTCAGGCGACGAGAAACCCCTCGCCTCATGGCCCCAACTCCACTCCTTCGCCATCGGTCTTCCAGGTGCACCTGATCTGATAGCCGCCAAGAAAGCTGCCGATTTCTTGGGAACAGTCCACCACGAGTACACCTTCACCTTGGAAGAGGGTCTTGATGCCATCCCTGAAGTGATTTACCACCTCGAGACTTTCGATGTTACCACTGTCCGAGCTTCCACTCCTATGTACCTCTTGTCAAGGAAAATCAAGGCTATGGGTGTGAAGATGGTTTTGAGTGGTGAAGGTTCGGATGAGATCTTCGGTGGTGAGTTTCTGACTTCTCTTTTCAACGGATAATAAGCCTTGTGATGCAAAGCAGTCGTGAAGTATGTTCGTGATGCTGATTTGTTCGTTCATCTCCCAGGATACCTTTACTTCCACGCCGCTCCCAACGCCAAGGACTTCCACGAAGAATTGGTCAAGCGTGTGAAGAACTTGCACACTGCTGATTGTCTCCGAGCCAACAAGTGGGTGCAGTCTCTCTATTCATCATCTTATCATTCAACGATTTCTTTCCAAGTACCTGAGCTAACCAGATTCATAACCTCCAGATCCACCATGGCTTGGGGTCTCGAAGCGCGAGTACCATTCCTCGACAAACAGTTCCTCGAAGTCGCCATGAACGTTGATGCCAAGTACAAGATGTTCTCCAAAGGCTCTCAGCAAGaggttgacgaagatggtcgacccaagatggagaaggtgagtcagccTCTAATGCCAACGAGGGGGACATGGCTGATCTGCTCGTCATTGAATACAGTACATAATCCGAAAAGCCTTTGACTGCTCACCCGATGGAAAAGCTTACCTCCCCGACTCAATCTTATGGAGACAAAAAGAACAATTCTCCGACGGTGTAGGATACTCCTGGATCGACGGTATGAAGGACCACGCTGCCGCCGCAGTCTCAGACGAAGATTTCGCCAAGAGGGCGGAACGATTCCCCGAATCTACACCTGATACGAAAGAGGCATACTGGATTAGGGAGATCTTCGAACATCATTTCCCTACCAAGGCGGCTGCTTCGACTGCTGTACGATGGATCCCCAAGCAGGAGTGGGGTGTTTCGAGCGATCCTTCCGGAAGGGCTGTGTCTATTCATACGGCTGCTTATGAGAACAAGGCTTAGGGCTTTTTGATGGAGTAGGAAGTGGGGAGTTGGTGCATGGTACAGGGTGCGCTTATAGGGGTTTGATCATAGAATTACATGCATTTTTTTCTCTTTGGGATACCGTTGTCATCATACCTGAAGACCAGCTCAAGTCGTCGGGAGACTCTAGCCTCCTGTATCTACTCATACAAGCTCTTCGCACTTTTCCACGCATATATGCATCTCATGATCCATCCTCAACAGCTGAGGAGACTCAACATTACTGGAATCAGGTTCCTGTGTTCTTAAGGAGAGAAGGCCAAATAACATCGTCGAAGGGGAGCTTTTGGGCGAAGTCCGACTTGTTCGAGCTACTAAATAAATGCTGCAGCAGGTGTGACAGGTCCTCCAGAAGGCTGGCGAAGTTCCCGAACTCGCCGCAGGAAGCTTCAACGTCCAGCTATTGGCTCTGCAATCACTACACGACGGACGAGGAGATCAGTGTACCGCTTAGTTCTGGCACGGGGATGCAGAACGAGAATACGAGAACCGTATTGCAATGGCTGGACACATTACTAATGGAACGCATAGCATTTCGTTTTAGCCGAAGCCCACATGACATACGGTTGCCCAGATCACTCAATCGTCCATCCTGCAAGATGAAATTCTACAAATGTTGCGGTGTTGAGACACTAATATATGGACCGTAGGCAATGTACTACCATGGGCAGCCAGGGAACATCTGTGTCAGGTGGTGGTAGTGCTCGGCAGTGGAAACGTTATCTGCACTCCATCAGCCAGTCCGTGATGAGTGGAGATGACGTTACCGACTTGGTCTTTGACCTCGGTGTAGATGACAACACCATTGCACCAGCACATCGAAGCTGTACGACCCCCTTGCTGCGTAGAGACCTCCCAAAGCGTCTTGCCATCATTGATGAGGTTGTGGATTCGTCCCCTGGGTAGTCCCACGGGGTTAAAGTATGTCTTTGACTTGTCAGATACACCGCGACTGAAAACTTGAAGTCGGTCGGACGATGTTGTTGACTGTAAATCGACAAAGAACGAGGGAACTCCGTGGGTTTCAGTTTTTTGGCATGCTGTTCTTGCAGGCTCAGTCGAGAAATCACCGACTTCGACTAGACGGATATCAGCCGCACTCGTATCGTATCCTGACATCTATCAGAATGAAATCACCAAACAATCAGCGAGCGACCTAACAACAGGCGATCAAAGGGGGGCATCGGTTGAGTAGTGGTACGGTATAGTGGTACTATCATGACCTGCCTGATTACTGGGATACTTCTGATAATCTGCTGGATCTTCTTCGAGTGGATGCTGTTTGAGAACGTTCACACAAAATGTCGATTGCAAGTAGTTGTGTCAGTTCAGCGCAGAATGTATCATGATCCAGGCGGAAAGACATGTCCAAAAGAGACGAGACTGGGCATTTCTTGGTCTTCCGAGGTAGCTGCCTTGACAATGGATCTAAAGCTCGACCAGCAGGCTTGGTCCGAGCGATCAATATGACTTCGAGCTCCATCATGAAGAACGTATcagatgaagctgaagacCCTAATTCCTTTGACTGGCAGCAACATAGATCAAATCACGGACTGCTGCGTTCGCATGTTGCCCAACAACTCCCTTGTGTCGGCCTGCTGCTGAGCATGGGAAAGATATCAGAGACTACGTCCTTATTTATATACATTTCAATTGACATCCCACTCGTCAATCTCCAAGCTACAAATCCATGATGCCGTGGTCATCTGTCCTCTCTCCAAAGGGTCTGCAGATCCGTCTTGTGTAAAACCCTTGTCATTCCCGTTTTAGCTGTTCGTGAAAGGAGGTTCATCTACTTTGGAGAGTCTCAGGGTGTGCCATTTCGTGCTCCTTCCGGACACAAATCAGTGGTACTCCGTGTATGGTCCTGCAATACGTGTGCATCCAGAGTTTCGAAATCAAAGGGTGTCACAATCAGCCTGCAGCAGAGGTACAGCCTGAAGTGCAACCTGGTAGTGTCAGTgcaaggagggaggggaagtgaTCGCAAGCTCCGTACGCGAGCTAGCTCGTTCAACGATCGCTCATGTGCAGAGCGAGCTGGAATCAACCCTATCAGCGAGATCCACGGGGTACGTGGACTGATCAGTTTGGATGGAGATCATCAGTCAAGGAAGGATGTGGCACCATCACCGTAGAGCGATGCAGCCTGTCACAGTGGCCGCCACCAACCCATAACACCGATATTCCCCGTTGGTCTCTGGTTCTGTGGTCTCAGCTTGAGTATGTTATGACACCTTGCCTTGTGGATGGATGCGTTTGCCGCTCAACATTCAACAAAATCACAATAGCATAAGATCATACATAGTACCTACAACCGTACCCCACTGATATCCTCCCGATACAAGCAAAATGGCAGCATTAGCACGGTGAGCTTCGTTGGTTTGATATCCTTCGGACGAGGAACACACGCTGACTAGTTATCGCATTCGTAGCGCCCTTCCAACTCCCCTTCACAACCCTATGCCAGAGTATGAAGACATCCTCCCCTctgcatcatcctcttcctccactgTACCTGTGGGACCACAAATACCGAAATATGGAAGtaggaagggatggaagcCCAAGACGGCGGTAGATTTTAATGGTGGTGGAGCTTATCCTGAGGTGAGATATTCTTTGTGATCTGTGTGTGGATGGGTCTTTACGCTAATCTGGGTATCGGTGTCGGTGTAGTGTCACATCGCTCAGTACCCCTTAGATATGggcaggaagaaggtgagttggtgtcAGCTATCGTGATATCATCGTTCATACGAAAGCTGACTGAGCTCTTTCGACGCAGACCGGCGCAGGAACGACATTAGCTCTTCAAGTAGACCAAGATGGATTAGTTAGATATGATGCTATTGCTCAACATGGTCGAGCGGCCGGATCAAAAGTCCAATCAAGtttcaaaggtgagctgttcgaCTCCCATCAGTCGAGGTGAATTGCCAGCTAATCCCACTCAATGATGCCTCTCAGATCTCGTACCCCTAGCAAACCGTTCGGACGTTACAGACGCTGAACGAGAGATGGAACGACCCGACGCAGCATCCATCAACGATACCGCCGAGCGAACGCGTCTAGCCCTCGAGCGAATCACCCACGGTAAAATCAAAGCTGCCCAGCCTAAACACGTCCCCAAAACCAACAATGACGCTACATACATCCGTTATACCCCTGCCAACCAGGGTTCAGGAGAGGGCAAACAACGTATTATCAAGATGACGGAGGTGCAGGAAGACCCGCTAGAACCAGCCAGATTCAAACATAAAAAAATTCCTCGAGGACCCGCCGAACCCCCTCCACCCGTACTTCAATCCCCTCCTCGACCAGCTACAGCCCAAGATCAGAAGGACTGGATGATCCCTCCCTGCATTTCCAATTGGAAGAACAACAAGGGTTATACCGTCCCGTTAGATAAGAGGTTGGCAGCGGACGGAAGGGGATTACAAGATGTTCATATCAATGACAATTTCGCTAAATTCTCTGAAGCGCTTTATGTGGCTGATCGACATGCCAGAGAGGAGGTCAGGGCCAGAGCGCAGATGCAGCAGCTTTTGGcgcagaaggagaaggctCAAAAGGAGGAGAATCTCAGACTGTTGGCTCAGAAagcgagagaagagagatcaggtatcacttcttctgctccttctGCGCCCCCGAAGGAATTGGGTATGGGTCTGGGTGGATACGATTCTGCAAGTGAGGATGAGTCTGACgcggacgaggaagaggaagaggagcagggttcggacgaagatgaagaggctATTAGGGAGAGAGAACAGGTGAGaaatgagaagaggaaggagagggagaaggagatgaggatgagtaaTATGGGTAGtgagatgaggacgaagatgtTGGCTAGGTGGGTTATCTCGCTTCTCTCACTTGTTCTGATCGTCCGCCTATCAACCACCTAAATCTATTCTTTCAATGAGTTGCACGAACACATCGCTTATATTCCTCCTTCACATCCGCAGAGAAGCCAACCGAGACATATCCGAGAAGATCGCCCTGGGTCTAGCCAAGCCCACCGCCTCCAAAGAGACCCTCCTCGACTCTCGATTATTCAACCGAGAATCCTTATCTACAGGATTCGCCTCTGAAGACTCCTACAACCTATACGAcaaacccctcttccaaggttcctcagcagcagcggcaATCTATAAATCCGCCGGATCAGGTAAAGGCAATGACGAGTCCTATGGCGGAGGAACAGAGGAAGGTATAAGGAATGAGCTCGAGAAGGATAGGTTCAACCTTGGTAATGCCACGAGAGGATTTGAAGGTGCCGATGCATCCGAGAGCAGGGAGGGTCCTGTGCAGTTTGAGAAGGATACGATCGTCGCGCTGGATGGGAACTCGATGCAGGATCCGTTCGGGGTGGAGAGCTTTATGAGTGCTGCTAAGAagggggggaagagggttaatgaagataaagatgaggagaggaggaagagggcaaGAGATGATTAGAGTATTGGGTCCTGGTCTGGAAACTGAATTGATTGTTTGACTTGAGATTGTATTTTCCGTAGATACTTTGTCCTCCTTTCTCCCGTTAGAGAGCCTTGCATGTATTACTCGTATTATACAACCAATGCACTGCAACGACTGCACTTATCGCACTGGACTTCAAAATGCAATGATATCTTACAGGAAATGTATATCTTGGACAGCTCAAGGGCTACACTACGATACAAGATAAACATATGCATTTTGTTTTTTGTGGTATTTACTTATTCGGACGCAAGGTACAACCTCGAAgatctatctcatctcaataCTCCATTAACAATTCCTTCTCACGTGTATATTCTCATTGCCTTTTGGTACAGCATCCTTTTCCGATCATCTCTCGATTCTCAGTAGATGCCCACCTGAGCCTCCTTTTCTCCCGTATTAGACCGATTTACTCGAATACCTCCCTGTGAATTGTACGAACCATCAGTAACGATACGGATCAACTACTACGGCAACGTTGACAGATACACTCACATTGCACCATATTCGATGACTCTGAACAGACTCTCATCTTGCAAATCGGGTGTCCAGCCGACTCTGCGAGGGGCGAGGCAGGCTTAGTCGTCAGCCCAGATCCTTGCATATCGTCGGAAATAGTGGAACCCGCACACTTCACTCACGAGTCACGCCAATCCAACCCCATCTCAGCATGCAGGACACCAGCGTTCTCCCAATCTTTCATTTCCGAGTCGGGTATGCCTTTGAACAGGACCTGTATGTATCACCCACTTGTCAATGTGACTATCCTTGTTCACATGATGGAGGTACATCCCACTCACGAAAATCCTCAGCATTACTGAAGGTGGCGGGATGATGGTCAGAGTGGAGCATGGATCAAGTTGACTTCTGTTGAGGATCCTGTGCACCTCATGGAGTTCACGTTAGCTGGATGGTACCTTGTCACCTCTCGTATGGTGCAGCTCACCTATACGCCTACACAGAAAAATCAAGCATCGACATCCGAGTTTAGTAAAAATTCAGAAACAGAACAGGAGACCAAAGCTTACAATGTTCTTATGTCTGGTCAAGCCGGGCAACCAAGATGTAATCATTGCTGTTCTACTTTCTACGGGCAATCCCAATGCCGTCAAAATACGATCAATGTGAGGGATGAAAATAGTCTGAGGAAGGCACCAAGCGTTTGAAGGTCGGATATCGGGCCATGCTGTGAACACAAGGCTGATCAGCTTTTCACCCGTATTCGTCATGGAGGTGCCAGCTGACGCTCACCTGGAATCAACGGTGCGTCTGG comes from Kwoniella bestiolae CBS 10118 chromosome 1, complete sequence and encodes:
- a CDS encoding pre-mRNA-processing protein 45, whose translation is MAALARALPTPLHNPMPEYEDILPSASSSSSTVPVGPQIPKYGSRKGWKPKTAVDFNGGGAYPECHIAQYPLDMGRKKTGAGTTLALQVDQDGLVRYDAIAQHGRAAGSKVQSSFKDLVPLANRSDVTDAEREMERPDAASINDTAERTRLALERITHGKIKAAQPKHVPKTNNDATYIRYTPANQGSGEGKQRIIKMTEVQEDPLEPARFKHKKIPRGPAEPPPPVLQSPPRPATAQDQKDWMIPPCISNWKNNKGYTVPLDKRLAADGRGLQDVHINDNFAKFSEALYVADRHAREEVRARAQMQQLLAQKEKAQKEENLRLLAQKAREERSGITSSAPSAPPKELGMGLGGYDSASEDESDADEEEEEEQGSDEDEEAIREREQVRNEKRKEREKEMRMSNMGSEMRTKMLAREANRDISEKIALGLAKPTASKETLLDSRLFNRESLSTGFASEDSYNLYDKPLFQGSSAAAAIYKSAGSGKGNDESYGGGTEEGIRNELEKDRFNLGNATRGFEGADASESREGPVQFEKDTIVALDGNSMQDPFGVESFMSAAKKGGKRVNEDKDEERRKRARDD
- a CDS encoding asparagine synthase (glutamine-hydrolyzing) — protein: MCGIFCCFNRQGDLASYRPRAIACSKKQRHRGPDWSGCYMTKDTIMVHERLAIVGVDTGAQPLVSEDDQLVLAVNGEIYNHVALRKGLKNQDAVFKTHSDCEVIMHLYREHGTDLCAMLDGMFSFVLLDKSVEPPRLIAARDPIGITTLYMGYHSSAPDTIYFSSELKAIHEECDNLIAFPPGHFYDSKTKQLERYYKPTWWDGDKGSIPHNEVDLKLLRETLEASVRKRLMSEVPYGVLLSGGLDSSLIASIAARETDKLAEEHEKFRRERKQAIAEGKWVGDEKPLASWPQLHSFAIGLPGAPDLIAAKKAADFLGTVHHEYTFTLEEGLDAIPEVIYHLETFDVTTVRASTPMYLLSRKIKAMGVKMVLSGEGSDEIFGGYLYFHAAPNAKDFHEELVKRVKNLHTADCLRANKSTMAWGLEARVPFLDKQFLEVAMNVDAKYKMFSKGSQQEVDEDGRPKMEKYIIRKAFDCSPDGKAYLPDSILWRQKEQFSDGVGYSWIDGMKDHAAAAVSDEDFAKRAERFPESTPDTKEAYWIREIFEHHFPTKAAASTAVRWIPKQEWGVSSDPSGRAVSIHTAAYENKA